A genomic region of Nymphaea colorata isolate Beijing-Zhang1983 chromosome 2, ASM883128v2, whole genome shotgun sequence contains the following coding sequences:
- the LOC116248237 gene encoding transcription repressor OFP8-like, producing the protein MSTSKRHRHPLVVSVGCGCRGSKIFFPGKQRPSSPSPHPPPSSLLKPQRLLPDAPSPATKQSSSDDLGPSISSSETFALGKSFSDEFSATTDEDDLSGLTFSGLLCQLNELEQSLLAWSTKDPLPRTPSPLPALPPPEKVSGEGRLGESVAVVKTSDDPLADFRWSMLQMIVEKEIVAVDDLRELLRCFLSLNSPQHHDLILRAFVEIWSEFFSPPPRGRHRHHHHDEQRGGVANYTFTPKYL; encoded by the coding sequence ATGTCGACCAGTAAGAGGCACCGTCACCCGCTCGTGGTCTCGGTAGGCTGCGGTTGCCGCGgctctaaaatcttcttcccAGGGAAGCAGAGGCCGTCGTCTCCGTCGCCGCATCCACCGCCGTCTTCCCTGCTCAAGCCCCAGCGACTTCTTCCCGACGCTCCCTCCCCTGCCACCAAGCAATCGTCGTCCGACGACCTTGGTCCCTCCATCTCCTCCAGCGAAACTTTCGCCCTCGGGAAGAGCTTCTCCGACGAATTCTCCGCCACCACCGATGAGGACGACCTCTCCGGCCTCACCTTCTCCGGCCTCCTCTGCCAGCTTAACGAGCTCGAGCAGAGCCTCCTCGCCTGGTCAACAAAGGACCCGCTCCCAAGGACCCCCTCCCCTCTTCCTGCGCTTCCTCCGCCGGAGAAGGTGTCTGGGGAGGGGCGGCTGGGGGAGAGCGTGGCGGTGGTGAAGACTTCCGACGACCCTCTTGCCGATTTCCGGTGGTCGATGCTCCAGATGATAGTGGAGAAGGAGATCGTGGCGGTTGACGACCTCCGGGAGCTCCTCCGTTGCTTTCTCTCGCTTAATTCCCCTCAGCACCACGATCTCATCCTTCGCGCCTTCGTCGAGATCTGGAGCGAATTCTTCTCTCCGCCACCGCGTGGacgccaccgccaccaccaccacgaCGAGCAGCGCGGCGGCGTAGCAAATTACACTTTTACTCCAAAATACTTGTAA
- the LOC116246684 gene encoding bifunctional bis(5'-adenosyl)-triphosphatase/adenylylsulfatase FHIT-like, which translates to MQAMVRAIGRTQEMRVSPAASLLSRGGRLLPFFHCSPRRRRHSFRVLSMSPQHQQQKEPEVYRFGEIIIDKRQVFFSTNLSFALVNIRPVVPGHVLVTPKRLAKRFVDLTAEETADLWLAARHIGSKVESYFGASSLTFALQDGPEAGQTVPHVHVHILPRRAGDFDKNDDIYYAIEDKENVLNLDAERRNRTMDEMAEEAEELRKLIPQNG; encoded by the exons ATGCAGGCAATGGTACGAGCAATTGGGCGGACGCAAGAGATGAGGGTCTCTCCGGCGGCGTCACTGCTCTCCAGAGGCGGGCGGCTGCTGCCCTTCTTCCACTGCAGCCCCAGACGCAGGCGCCATTCCTTCCGCGTTCTTTCCATGTCGCCACAACACCAACAGCAGaag GAGCCAGAGGTGTACAGATTTGGAGAAATCATAATTGATAAGCGTCAAGTGTTCTTTAGTACGAATCTGTCTTTTGCATTGGTCAATATCAGGCCGGTCGTACCGGGT CATGTTTTGGTGACTCCAAAGCGATTGGCAAAGCGGTTTGTTGATCTCACTGCTGAAGAAACTGCTGATCTCTGGCTTGCAGCAAGGCATATTGGTTCCAAAGTTGAAAGCTATTTTGGCGCTTCTTCCCTTACATTTGCACTTCAG GACGGTCCAGAAGCAGGCCAAACAGTTCCCCATGTTCATGTGCATATCCTCCCAAGGAGAGCAGGTGATTTTGACAAGAACGATGACATATATTATGCC ATTGAAGATAAAGAAAATGTGCTCAATTTAGATGCAGAGCGGAGGAATCGCACAATGGATGAAATGGCAGAAGAGGCAGAAGAACTAAGGAAGCTCATCCCTCAAAATGGCTGA